The bacterium sequence ATGATGTGGAAACAGCGAAAAAATGGATAGATTTGGGCGTGCAGTTTATAGCCCTTCTTGTGGATGCAGTGATATTTTTCCGGGCCTGTCGTTCACTCATTGCCCCGCTAAGAAAATCTAAGAAATAATACACGAAAGATAATTTGTTCATCGTTTAGGAATTTCCTGAGGAGACCTTGCTTTCGCAAGGACTCCAGGGTTTTTGGAGTCCTCCCGAAAGGGAGGACTATATTTTATGGGTGAAATACTATTAGGAATTGATATAGGGACTACTTCCTGTAAGGTTGGTGCATACGATTTGAAGGGTAATATGGTTGCCCAATCTTTCAAGAGTTATCCTACCTACCAACCTGCTCCCCGGGAAATAGAGCAGAATCCCCAGGACTGGTGGAAAGCAGTAAAGATGACAATTGCACAGCTCAGGGGGAGAGCGAAGGTAAAAATGTCTTCGATTGTAGGTATAGGCTTGAGCGGTCAGACTCCGACCCAGGTCTTTGTGGACAAAAAGGGTAGAATTTTGAGGCGGGCAATTATCTGGAGAGATACAAGGAGCGTGGAGGAGGCTCGGTGGCTCCGAAAAAAAATAGGAAAGAGAAGAATGGAAAAGTTTCTGGGAATGGACCTACCTATACAGCCCAATTGGCTTCCTGCCAGACTTTTGTGGCTGAAGAGACATGAACCCCAGATTTTGCAGAAGACGTTCAAGATTCTTCAGGCCAAGGATTTTATCGGCTATAAACTTACAGGCTGTTTCTTCTCAGACAGGTGGTGTTCTAAGGGAATGGTTAATTTAAAGACCGGTAAAGTTTCCAGTGAATACTTTAAAGTTCTGGGAATTTCAGAGGAGATAGTTCCTGAAATCTATGAACCGTATGAAATAGTTGGAAGAGTAAAAAAGGAGATAGGAAATCGCATCGGGATTCCCAAAGATATTCCTGTAGTTGCCGGATGGAGCGATGCTCTATGCGGGATGCTTGCTACGGGCGCGTTTTCTGCTTCGGGTAGGGCTTTCAACATCACCGGCACTTCGGAGATA is a genomic window containing:
- a CDS encoding FGGY family carbohydrate kinase → MGEILLGIDIGTTSCKVGAYDLKGNMVAQSFKSYPTYQPAPREIEQNPQDWWKAVKMTIAQLRGRAKVKMSSIVGIGLSGQTPTQVFVDKKGRILRRAIIWRDTRSVEEARWLRKKIGKRRMEKFLGMDLPIQPNWLPARLLWLKRHEPQILQKTFKILQAKDFIGYKLTGCFFSDRWCSKGMVNLKTGKVSSEYFKVLGISEEIVPEIYEPYEIVGRVKKEIGNRIGIPKDIPVVAGWSDALCGMLATGAFSASGRAFNITGTSEIVGLTSLSLPKLTYGLMSIPSNITNSVSVLYGPTQSGGDSLKWAGEALVGLEETTGSEGLSLRGLDSLLSEAESIVPGSKDMIFLPYLEGERAPIWDAHAKGLFIGITRTHRRAHFIRSILEGVAYSVRHLLEIAEKSVGRKVDRIRIAGGGAKIDLWNQIRADVTGRCIEKLQVVETGTLGAAMLASLGIGVCKNVKEVSKQMVHVASLVKPVREHQKQYDKLFKIYKKLYPLLKPIFHEL